Proteins encoded in a region of the Zea mays cultivar B73 chromosome 4, Zm-B73-REFERENCE-NAM-5.0, whole genome shotgun sequence genome:
- the LOC103653404 gene encoding clavaminate synthase-like protein At3g21360 — translation MAATDFFFVSECKGQKTIDGEQVPLVLAPSGDDGKSNGYEALVEALKANREWVEAKVVANSGLLLRGFDVRDAAEFNAVVEALGWPDIRYVGPAPRTHVHGRVWTANEGPLEEFIYYHHEMVLIKEFPGKVILFCEVPPPSGGETPFVPSFRVTERALEEFPEMVEELDDKGLRYTFTALSKNDTKSMRGRGWEDAFATSDKAEAERRARALGMDVEWLPDGGVRTILGPRKLTRVFPGRRNRRMWFNTVVGMHGKELSSATLADGSEIPADFVRRCGEIIEEESIQFRWEKGDILILDNLATLHGRRPSLPPRKVLVATCK, via the exons ATGGCGGCGACCGACTTCTTCTTCGTGAGCGAGTGCAAGGGCCAGAAGACCATCGACGGCGAGCAGGTGCCCCTGGTCCTGGCTCCTTCCGGGGACGACGGCAAGAGCAACGGCTACGAGGCGCTGGTGGAGGCCCTGAAGGCGAACCGGGAGTGGGTGGAGGCCAAGGTGGTGGCCAACAGCGGCCTGCTGCTGCGCGGCTTCGACGTGCGCGATGCTGCCGAGTTCAACGCCGTCGTCGAGGCGCTCGGGTGGCCGGACATCCGCTACGTGGGGCCGGCGCCGCGCACGCACGTCCACGGCCGCGTCTGGACCGCCAACGAGGGCCCGCTGGAGGAGTTCATCTACTACCACCACGAGATGGTCCTG ATCAAGGAGTTCCCGGGGAAGGTGATCCTGTTCTGCGAGGTGCCGCCGCCGTCGGGCGGCGAAACGCCGTTCGTGCCGAGCTTCCGGGTGACAGAGCGTGCGCTGGAGGAGTTCCCGGAGATGGTGGAGGAGCTGGACGACAAGGGCCTCCGCTACACCTTCACGGCGCTGAGCAAGAACGACACCAAGTCCATGCGCGGGCGCGGGTGGGAGGACGCCTTCGCCACCTCCGACAAGGCCGAGGCCGAGAGGCGCGCGCGGGCGCTGGGCATGGACGTGGAGTGGCTCCCCGACGGCGGCGTGCGCACGATCCTCGGCCCGCGGAAGCTCACGCGCGTCTTCCCGGGCCGCAGGAACCGCCGCATGTGGTTCAACACGGTGGTGGGGATGCACGGCAAGGAGCTCAGCTCCGCCACGCTCGCTGACGGGTCCGAGATCCCCGCCGACTTCGTGCGCCGCTGCGGCGAGATCATCGAGGAGGAGAGCATCCAGTTCCGGTGGGAGAAGGGCGACATCCTCATCCTCGACAACCTCGCCACGCTCCACGGCCGCCGCCCCTCGCTGCCGCCGCGCAAGGTCCTCGTCGCCACCTGCAAGTGA